GACGGCCACGGCGAGTCTGGGTGTCCGATGGGCCGCGCGGGGTTGGCCTCTGGTCCGTCGCCCCGCGTCAGGGCCTGCGTTGGCGCGTGGGCCCGGGTCGGCGCCGCCGCCCGGCCATCCTGCGCCGGAGGCGGGGCGCGTCCACGGCCGGAGTCCCGGGGCGTTCGCGGCCGGCGGGCGCAGGCCGTCGGCAGCGGGGGGCAGGGCGCCTTGCGGCCGCCAGCCCCTCGGAGGGCGGCAGCTTTCAAGAGGGCTCGGCGGCGACGGGCCCCGACCGCCCGCGCCCGTTGCCATCGTACGGGGCGACCCAGAAGCTCTCCTCGCGGAGGAGCTGGTCGAAGCGCCGGGCCATCTCCTCGTCCTGCCGCAGCCGCTCGTCCCACCCGGTGGTCTGGGATCGGTGGGCGCGGAAGGCGGCCTCCTTCAGGGTGCGCACCTCGGCGATGGGGACGGTGACCACGGGCAGGCCGGGATCCGCATCGCGCAAGGGGCCCTTGACGAACAGCAGCCGCGGCCGCAGCCGGCCCAGCGCGGCCACCGCCTCCACCGTGGCAGCGCCGACGGCGTCGTGGTCCGGATGGCCGCCCAACTCCGGATGGAAGGTGATCACGGTGGTGGCGCCGGTCTCCTCCAGGATGGCGCGGATGCGCCCAGCCAGCTGGGCGCGATCCTGGAACTCGACGGTCTTGTCCCAGACCCCCAGCACGCGGACGTCCGTGACGCCGACGGTCGCCATGGCCCGGCGCAGTTCCTCGATGCGCAGCGGCCCCAGGGACTCGCGGTTGGCCAGCGGCGGCCGCCCGACGCGGCGGCCCATCTGGCCGGCGGTGACGCAGACCATGGTGACGCCGATGCCCTGCCGCACGGCCCGGGCCATGGTGCCGGCGGCGCCGAAGGACTCGTCGTCCGGGTGGGCCAGGACCACCACCAGGTGTCGGTCCCACGGGGCGGGGACCGGGTCCGTGGCGGTCACCGGCATCGTTTCCGGCGCAGGCGCCGGTTCCCGCTCGCCCTCCGGCGGCTGCCGTGGCGTCAAGGTGGTCGCCGGCCGGTCGGCGGTCCCCCCGTCGGTCGCCAAGGGGAACGGGCGTCGCGCCACCTCGAGCACCACGGTCAACCGGTCTTCGTCGTCATGGCCCTCCAGGAGGACCCGATCCGGCTCTTGCCACCAGTGGGTCAGCCCCTCGGCGTAGACCCAGCCGCCCATCACCCGCAGACCCACGCGGTAGGGGCCGCGGCCGCGCACGGCGGCCGCCTCCAGGTGAACCCGGACGTTGCGCGCGAAGGCGCCGAAACCGCCGCGGGTGTAGGCGCCGTGGGTGGTCTCCAGGTGCAGGTACACCGCGT
The sequence above is drawn from the Thermaerobacter sp. FW80 genome and encodes:
- the bshB2 gene encoding bacillithiol biosynthesis deacetylase BshB2, whose amino-acid sequence is METIDPARVQRALQAYVGDAVYLHLETTHGAYTRGGFGAFARNVRVHLEAAAVRGRGPYRVGLRVMGGWVYAEGLTHWWQEPDRVLLEGHDDEDRLTVVLEVARRPFPLATDGGTADRPATTLTPRQPPEGEREPAPAPETMPVTATDPVPAPWDRHLVVVLAHPDDESFGAAGTMARAVRQGIGVTMVCVTAGQMGRRVGRPPLANRESLGPLRIEELRRAMATVGVTDVRVLGVWDKTVEFQDRAQLAGRIRAILEETGATTVITFHPELGGHPDHDAVGAATVEAVAALGRLRPRLLFVKGPLRDADPGLPVVTVPIAEVRTLKEAAFRAHRSQTTGWDERLRQDEEMARRFDQLLREESFWVAPYDGNGRGRSGPVAAEPS